The Gammaproteobacteria bacterium DNA segment TCAATACAAAAAGCAATATGCCAATCGCTTGTTACAAGATAGTGCGCAAGTGATGGATGGTTTAATTAAAAACGGCCAGTTGCCCATTGATGCAGCGACGCTACTACTTGATGCTCAGAAAGGAAAAGCAACGCCGAGTGATTATGCAGCCTTGCTCCAGGATCTTGTCCGGCAAGGAAAAATTTCTCCAGCGATGGCACAACAATTGCTTGCCCAATATGCCCAACAACGTGCGCGCGAAATTGTAATGCGCAGTATTGGTATTTTGCGTCGTATGGTGCAAGCAGGTGAATTAACGGCAGATGTAGAAAAAGAGATTGAAGATTTAGAAACACGGTTGGTTCCGGTTGATGTTTTTGTTGCAGCCATGCAGCGTTATGTTGCAGCAGGTAGAATGACCCCTGTGGTTTCCAACAAAGTAATCGATGAATATAAAGAGCAAAAAGCAGAGATTGGTCCGAGCCAGTCAATTGATCAACTTATTAAGGAAGCTGAGGCTGCTGCCTTTACTGAATTAAAAGATTTATTACAAGAAGGAAAAATTACCCCAGAAGTTGCAAGTCAAATCGCTGGAATGATTCAGCAAGATGTAACGCTCGATGCTTTCCAATCAGCTATTAACCAATTAGTAACAGAAAAAAAATTAACGCCTGAAATCGCAAAATTAAAAATTGCTGATTACCAGAAAGTGAAAGGTTTACGCGAAATGGCAAAAAACCTTGCATTGTTGCAAGGGAATAATGCAAGCCCCTCTTCTTATGCTGATGAGCTTAAGCGTGCGGTTGCTGCAGGTCTGCTAACACCTGAGCAAGCGGCGCAACTAATGCAAGAATATGCAGCTTTAACCAGTCGTGCTGCCTTACAAGGGGCAACTGGAGGATCCGATGAATTTGCCCAGCTTCAGCAACGCGTTGGTCAAGGCGAAGCGGCCCAAACGAATGTTCCTACAGCAGGTGAATTTAACGTAGCTCAAACCCAAGTTGCGCAAGAAACATCTCAAGATCGTCTTGCTCGTATCCAAAATATTATGGCCAATATGGCAGGGCAGGCTCAGCAATTAATTTCGGCATGGCAACCACCTGTTATGATGCATCGTGAAGGATCCTATAAATTATTGGATGCAGAGGGTAGAGAAATTACCTCAACCAGGACCAGCACCAGTTCAAAAACAACGATTACGGGTGCGGATGAACTTGCTCCAGCCTTTATTAAAGCGGGTACCGTTTTATTCGCCGTGCTAGATACTGCTGTTAATAGTGATTATCCCGATACGCCTGTCATGGCAACTGTCGTCGGTGATAAATTTAAGGGCGCTAAATTATTGGGTAAAATGGTGACTACGAAAGGGGTCGCAGGTCAACTTGATCGGGTCAGTCTCAATTTCACCCGAATGAATATGGAAGCTTGGCCGCGCTCGAGAACGATTCAGGGTTATGCGATTGATCCTGACACGGCGCGCGTTGTAATGGCAAGCGATGTTGACTACCACTATTTGAAACGATATGGGGCGATCATGGCAACTGCATTCCTGCAAGGTTATGCTTCAGCCATTACAACGTCTGGTTCAACTGCGACGACGGGTATTTTTGGCACGAGTTCCACTTACCCGCAGCTTGATCCGAAGCAAAAATTCTTTGTTGGCTTAGGCCAGGTAGGTCAAACGTTAGGCCAAGCAGTTCAAAATTATATAAATATCCCGCCAACGGTAAAAGTAGATTCAGGCGTTGGTCTCGGTATATTATTTATGGACGATATAACCTAAGGATTATTTGGAAGAAATGGGCCAAGGGATCGGCTTAAATCATCTATAATATGAGTATCAATGATAAGCTTTAATGCAAGTCCATTTAAGGATAAGAGAGGCTTTAAAAGATGTTGAATGATCGTGAAGACAAATTCGAATCGCCAGAGGAAAGTGAGTATCATTTTTCTGACGATGACGTTAGCTACGAAGTTGAACCTGAAACGCCTAAGGAAACGCCTCCAAGTAAAGAGAATTTTCTAAATCGTCTCTCACGATCAAAGCGCATGCTAATTAGTTTAGTCGTGTTTTTGGTTCTGGTGTTTGTTGTTTATAAAATGGTTGCGCCAACCAGTACTCAACCGACTGAAATTAATCCAACCATTCAACCCAAAGTTATAACGCAACCCATTACCACTACGCCCGCCCAAGTTTCTCAACCTTCCCAATTAACCGTAACTGCGCCCGCAGCACCATCAGCAGTTATTCCTACGGCGACCGTAGTCCAAGCTTCATCACCACCCGTTGCAAGTGCACCCCAAGCAACCCAGGTTGTTCCGTTACAGGGTCCACCGGCGCAGGCGATGGTCGTAAGCGCGCCACCTCAAGTGGTGCAATCTTCTTCCGTGATGCCACCAACACCACCCACTGTTATGTCACCATCAACACAGCCCTTGCCTAACATGGTGCCCATGCAATCTCCACCGCCAACCGCAACGCCTGCTTATGTTCTAAATACGAGTACAACATCACCGATTAGTGCACAAGTCCCGGGCGGATTGGATGCAGCAATGGCGCAATTAATGGCTGGTAACGAGCGACTTATCGCTCAGTTACAAGCTGATTATGGCCAGCGAGTTAATGATTTTGCGACGCAAAATAAAGTATTGCAGGAGCAAGTCCAAAGCATGTCTGCTCGCGTTTCTGCTATGGAAGCTGAAATGCAGAAATTGGTGCAAAGCATGATGCAACGAAATACGGAACCTAAGAACATAGAGCCGCAAGTCATCATATCCCCGGGTCGTGTTCTTCCCTACAGCGTTCAAGCCATTATCCCCGGCCGAGCTTGGTTACGCTCAGATAGTGGTGAAACGGTTACAGTTGCTGAAGGTGATATGCTTAAAAATACCGGTCGGGTTATTAAAATTGACCCTTATGATGGTGTCGTTGAAATTAACACGGGTAATAAAGTCGTTTCGCTTTCCTATGGGAATGGCACTTAGCTCATTTAAATTTGCATGATGAGCCATTAAATTACTCATCACATTTGCCCATCCTGAGTTAACCAGACTAGGATGGGCAAATGTTTTTATATACCACTATGATTGTTATCATAGGGAAAAGCAGGGATGACAACCGCGAAATAGAATGAGGTGCCTATGTTGCCAAGCCAAAGTAAGAAATGCTGGGTGGTTGTGCATCAATTTTTAATTATTATTTTTTTATGTTTAGTGACTTCCGCTATTTTTGCAGCAGCAGAAACCACAACCATCGATTTGCCGGGTGGGGCAAAAGTATCTTCCACTTCCGCGCAAGATATGTTGGTTAATTTTTCGAAAACCATTCCCAACCTAATGCGATTGGTCACAGCTTTTGCCTATGTTATGGGAATGTATCTGATTATTGCTGGCATCATTCGGATGAAACATCTCGGCGAATCCCGCACTATGATGTCTCAAGAACACAGTGTGAAAGCGCCTTTAATTCTACTCGCAACAGGCGCCATGTTGCTTTACATTCCGACTTCCGTCCAAATGGGCTTAAGTACTTTCTGGACAGATCCCAATCCCTATGGTTATTTGCAAGAAGAAGATCAATGGTCGCAATTTATTAATGTCTGCTATCTTGTCGTTCAATTTGTCGGGACCATCGCTTTTATACGCGGATTATTAACATTGAGTCATCTCGGCGGTCATGGGGGCAATCAACCCGGGACATTTGCAAAAGGGCTAACTTATATCATTGGTGGTATATTATGCATTAACATTTATCAGTTTGTGCAAGTGATAAATGTTACTTTAGGATTAAGTACATATTAAACTAGTTGCATCTTTAAGATTGTAAATTAGGAAGTCCAGAGTTTAATTTAAAATATGGAGACGACATGATGAAAAAGAATGTAATCTTGGGTGCATTTGCGCTAGCTTGTTTTGTTGCTGGCAGTGCAGCGCTTGCTGCGCAAATCTCAGGTTTTGGTTCGGTCGCAGCGCAAGTCACTTCGAACGTGGGTAACATTGCAAAATTAGTCACTGCAGCTGCTTATGTCGCTGGTATGGCTTTTGCGGTGGGCGCCATTGTGAAGTTTAAAGCACACAAAGATAATCCAACTCAAATTCCAATCGGTACACCAATCGCTTTGTTATTTGTGGGTGCAGCGCTTATTTTTATCCCAACTGTATTCAAAGTGTCTGGACAAACATTATTTGGTGCAAGTGGCACCGTAGCTGGCGTTTCCGGTATTGAAACATTTGGCGCGCCTAAACCAACCTCTTAATGTGTAACGTAAAAAGCTATGCATGATCTTCAACTGGCAGTGAATTTAACGGGTTGGCGAATTTTCGTCAGACGTAAGCAGGATAAAGCATTCCTGCCAGTAGAAAAACGTGTATTTGCTCGTGATGCCTATACGTGTCAGTACTGTGCTTTTCAAGCTAAAGAATTCCAAGAAGTGGTTAATTTAGATGGAAATTATAGTAACAATAAATTGAGCAATTTGGTCACTGCTTGCTGTTTTTGTTCCCAATGTTTATTTATACAAGCTGTAGGCTTAGATGAAATGGGAGGGGGTCAACTTATTTACTTACCTGAACTTAGCCAAGCTGACTTAAACAGTTTTTGTCATGTTTTATTTTGCGCTATGGGTAACAATACAGGTTACCAAGACAGTGCCCAATCGATTTATCGTAGTCTTAAATTCCGTAGCCAAATTGTTGAAAATAAATTAGGCTCAGGAACAAGTAATCCCAACACAGTTGGTCAAATGGTCATTGAATATCAAGAACGGTTTCCGGAAAAAAAAATTGATATTCTCAAAGAAATGCGACTATTGCCTTCGCATGCAAAATTCCGAATCCAGCTGGATACCTGGGCGGCAGCGGCTCTTGCTGAGTTAAGCGAAGAAACACCTTCTGATTAATAA contains these protein-coding regions:
- a CDS encoding type IV secretion protein IcmD, yielding MMKKNVILGAFALACFVAGSAALAAQISGFGSVAAQVTSNVGNIAKLVTAAAYVAGMAFAVGAIVKFKAHKDNPTQIPIGTPIALLFVGAALIFIPTVFKVSGQTLFGASGTVAGVSGIETFGAPKPTS
- a CDS encoding HNH endonuclease translates to MHDLQLAVNLTGWRIFVRRKQDKAFLPVEKRVFARDAYTCQYCAFQAKEFQEVVNLDGNYSNNKLSNLVTACCFCSQCLFIQAVGLDEMGGGQLIYLPELSQADLNSFCHVLFCAMGNNTGYQDSAQSIYRSLKFRSQIVENKLGSGTSNPNTVGQMVIEYQERFPEKKIDILKEMRLLPSHAKFRIQLDTWAAAALAELSEETPSD